TTCACCTTGGCCACAATACCATCAGCATCATAGGGCAGGCTCTCCCTTTTCTCCTCCCACTCCCGATGATACGCTTCTACTTGCTCAATGCTCCTGCACAGCCTGTTGTGAGCATTCACCTTGAACCCCAGGTGTTTCAGGTACTCCATTCGTTCCCAATGTGTATCAGGCACACTCTTGCCCTCGGCATATCCCAGCGCATAGACATAGATATCGAGCGGACGTTGTGCCGTGATGCGGGGATCAAGCTGGCGCACCGAACCGGCGCCGGCGTTCCTGGGGTTAGCGAAGAGAGGCAGTCCTTCCCTGGCTCTTTCCTCGTTCAACTTCTTGAAACCAGCCTTGGGGAAATACACCTCCCCCCTCACCTCGAACCTGGGTGGGGCGTCTCTAGGAACGGAGAGCGGGATGCTCTTAATGGTCCTCAGGTTTTGAGTCACATCCTCACCGCGGTAGCCATCGCCGCGGGTAGCTCCGGTGACGAGTCTTCCGTCAACATAGGTCAGAGCTATCGCCAGCCCATCCATCTTGATTTCGCAAACAAATTCTAAATCTTGGCTTTCTGTGAGGTTCAATATCCTCTTGTGCCATGCCAGCAATTCTTCGTGGGAAAAGACGTTGCCCAGACTCAACAGAGGCAGGCGATGCTCCACCACCCCAAACGCTTCTACCGGAGCTGCGCCTATCCGCTGTGTTGGCGAATCAGAAGTAACCAGTTCCGGATGTTCAGCCTCGATTTGCACGAGTTGATGCATCAACCCGTCATATTCAGCATCGCTTATCTCGGGGCTGTCCAGCACATAGTAGCGATGGTTGTGGTAGTTAATTAAGGCCCGGAGTTTCTCGACTTTTTGCTTTATATCGTCCAGTCCGTCCACAGCCTGTCATACCTCGAGCGAAGTCTATTTGTAAACCTTCGCCTAAGTATATCACTCACAGCCCTGCTGAATTCAAGGACAGGCAAGCTCGCCTGTCAACTGATTGGGTTAGGAAGCGCGTTGACCTGTCAGATTAGCAATGCTAAAATCCAGAGAGCGAATCTCTGTTGAGAAACCAGGACGCGGCCCAAGTTACCCCTTCCTGGTCGCTGATGTGGGGCTGTAGCTTAGTTGGGAGAGCGCCTCCCTTGCACGGAGGAGGTCGGGAGTTCGAGTCTCCCCAGCTCCACTTGCAAAAGTGTAGCAGAAGCTGGTAAATCACTTGCTGAGTGTTGGCGAAATGTGCCACTGTGAGTGACCCATCACCGTAATAAGACGAACCTCACCTTGGGTATAGAGGGCTCAGCCTGAACCTGGGGGCCTGCAAGGCCGCCAAATGACCCCAATTGGCCCCTCTGATAGCAGGGGTATGATTCTTTCTTACTCCCGAATCAAGCACCAGCACTTAGACATGTTCTAGGAGGGCTGAGGACACCCTGCAGCGTAGCGACAAGCAGCCGCGGCTGCCTAAGGGGACTGCCTGCGATTCCATCTAGTCAGGTCTTCTAGCCCTGAATGGTTGATACTTCGATCCCTTCGGAACTGACAGTGAGCGAAGTGTAGCTGCGTTTCGGCAGGCGAAGCGTCAAGTCGAAGCGGTCATCTAGCGTCACTTGAATCGTGTGTCCCCTATCGACGTCTTTGTTCAAGATCATGACGAAGTAGCTGTCTCCTTTATGCGTACCGTACACCTTGACTTTCAAATCATCATATGGAACAGTGCGACCAACCTCCAATATCTCCCCAGAGAACCTCTCGGCCAGCTGTTTGTGGACTGGGAAATTTGGGCCGAGATTTCCCTGACGGTCGAAGTATGCCTTGTGCTGGTTGACTGAGTCCCCAAACATGATCTTGGATATGTAGTCAAGCCCGAGTTCTGCATATATTCCGACCATATCGCTGAAATGAATGATGAAATCCATATCAGAGTATCGGGAAGTGTCGATCTCGCTAATCCAGAAGGCGCCAGCCGGGAGATACTCTCTTATCCCAATGTCAATGTCCCGGCCAAATATCTCTCGTGTCTTGCTCACTAGTAGCGGCAGGTACCCCGCGTCGGGATCCGGGTGTCTTGTTCCGTCAAAGTCGTACCTGTAGACAGGCGTATCACGATACAACGATTCAGTATCATCGAGGATTGACTGGGAGTCCATGACGTTGCCTTGGTCATCCATATAGACGTAGCTCTCCCCGAACGAGAATCCATCGAGTAGAGCCCTGCCTTCCTGGATCTCTGCCTCTCGTATGCGTTCAAGGCAGTCCCAGTAGAGTGAAACTCGCCCACGGGTAGCAGCAATGTATGAGTCAAAGGCGTAGATCTTCAATTCGGGGAACTCGGACTTGATCGCCTTGGCATACGATATGAACCTTCCAACATAGTCTGAATTGTACAGATTCGGCCTGTATGGCCCATAACCAGTACTGTTGGTATCATTGTTGTCCTCTATTTCATCGCCAAAGGTGATTCCGGTAACAGACAAGGAGTTGGACTTCAGAGTCCTTAGGAATGCCAGCGTATTGGCGATATTGTTACTCGGCTGCAATGATTCAAGTCCTGTACCCGTCGGCCCTGGAATGAAATCCGAGTCGTTGACCTGCACGAATACTGGAATGTGCTGATCATTGCAGACCCGGATGATACCAGCGACATCGGTTGGGATCTGGGTTGACTGGCGGCTCCAGGGTAGGAACACTCGGTTGTTCGCATAGTCAACGAATGACATCAGTGCAGATCGAATGAACAGAGCATTGATCGTATTGGCGTACTTCTCGAAGTCGGTGCTTGATATGTCCCATTGAAGAAAGAAGTAGCCGGCAAGGAGAGTTGGTGATATCTGCCCATTCCGCCGGTTTTTCAACGGAGCGTCTGTCATGGTGAAGGACACTTCTGGCATCGAGTAGGTCCTCGAGAATTGGGTAACCCCTTGTACCAACCAGGTTAGAGCTTCCCCAGCAGTAGCTTCGGCGATGTCAATCGATCCTAAAAAGGGCCAATCCAGATCGGTCGAGAAACTGGCGTCCGGTGATGCAGACTCATTGCCGGTTGCGTCTATTGCTCTGACTCTGAAGTGGTATGTGGTGCCTGCTGCCAGGTCGACCAATGCCACACCATGATTGGTCACCAAGTTGTCATCTAAGGTCGATGATATGCCATAGGCGGTCGTGGTTCCGTAGTCTACCTGAGAAGCGGCTGCCTCATCGGTGGTCCATTCAATAGTAGCGGTGGTTTTGCCAATGCCAGAGACCACCACATCCGAGACCACTGGTGGGCTAGCGTCTTTCTTAGCGCAGCTTGTCGAACCAAGAGTCAACACCACAGACATCAATACTGCGCCAACTGCACGTATCCACCTCATCGAGCATTGCCCCCCATTTCGATTGTGATCTACAGTCCGTATCTTGCCGGTTGAATCGCGCTAAGCATTATACCAGACCAAACTCAGCTTGGATACAGAACGAAGGGGAACAGCCTGACATCATAGAAAGCCGCCAAATGGCCTCAACTGGCCCTCTCTGATACCCGGGGATATCAGGGGGATTCTACTCCCCAATCTGGCACCAGCCTTCCAGTGAATCACAGGAGCCTACCATGGTGCGATTATGCCAGACTGAAGGCAGTGGTGTGGGTTCTGCCCTTTGTACCCCCAGCTCCATTTTGCACCTTAGTGCCTCAGCACATCGATAAGCTTGATTCCCAACCGGTTCAAGCGGCGCTCCACGTCTTTGTCATTTGACACCTGTTTTGGATTCTTTGCCAAAGCGGCAACATGCCCAACCCATCGCATACCACACACAGACGAGTACGTCCTCAAGTTCTGTACAGCCTTCCCAATGCCTTCTTCTGCTACAGCTATCCCAACAATGGGCTTTGACTCAAGCATCGGCCAGATGGGGCAGGTTCTGTCCATGAAGTTCTTGAGCAAACCAGACAGCATCTCAAAGTAGACCGGTGTGCCAAGAGCAAGGCCATCGGCTTCAATCAGCTTGGGATAGATCTGCTGCATGTCATCGTGAATCCTGCAGATTCCCCTTCGTGCCTTCCCTCCGGCCTCGCAGCCCAGGCAACCATCGCACCCCTGGATATCTTTCTCCCTGAGCAAGATCAGCTCCGTGTCGGCCCCAGCTTCGGCAGCCCTTTCCAGAAGCTTTCTTAGCATCCACTCAGTATTGCCTTTTCTCGGAGACCCACAAACACCGACTACTTTCATTTTCGGGACTCGTACTGTTGAAACAGGCTAGGCTTGCCTGAATAATACCATGCCGATTGACTTATTTGCCTATTTCAGCTCGACCGTGCGGGGATTCACCCGGCATTTTTCGGCCGTCACAATGGCTTTGATCTGGGATACGGCTGCATCCAGCTCGTCCTGGCGGTTCATGACCATATAATCGAAGATGGCCAAGCTCCTCATCTCATCACTCACCTTTCCCAGGCGTACCTTCAGATCACTATCAGACTCGGTCTTGCGCAACCGCAGTCGCTGCTCATATTCTTCCATTGAAGGGAGGGTGAGGAAAATGAGTATGGCCGCCGGCAGCAGTCTCCTTATCGTGGCTGCACCCTGGACGTCCATCTTCAGCATGACATCTTTTCCTTCATCCAGAGCTTGCTTCACCTGCATCTTGGGGACCCCGTACCAATAGCCATAGACCCTGGCTGACTCCAGCAGATATCCACGCTGCAACATGTCCTGAAACCTTGCCTCTGATATGAAACGGTAGTCTCTGCCGTCGCTTTCCACTGCTCGCCGGGGACGTGTTGTTGCTGTTACAGCATAGTAGAATGGGAATCCTGACTCCTTCATTTTACTGAGGACGGCGTCCTTGCCCGCCCCGGAGGGCCCTGATAAGACCACAAGCAAAGACACTCTGTTTACTCCTCCTGGCAACACTCATCGGCGAGATCTTTGGACTCAGACACGCGTGTTGCTACTACTCTTCCTGCGATAGTTTCAGGGGTAATGGCAGCCAGGACAATATGTCCGTTTTCCATTACAAGGATCGCTTTTGTCCTTCTTCCATTGGTAACATCGATGACGTTCCCTTTGTTCTTGCCTTCGTGGACAAGGCGCTTTGCCGGTGCGGAGTTGGGCGAGATAACAGCGATAACCTTATTCATTGCCGCCATATTGCTGAAACCGAGATGGACCAGTTCCGTAGTCATCTTTCTTTCCCCCCCATTTGTGTTTAACTTGTCTCTAACAATTCCATGTGCTGCCAGAAAGCAGGGTAGGAGATTTCTGCAACTTCAGCCTCTTCAATCAGAGTCTTGCCGCCGGCGATTGCCCCTGCTATTCCGAAAGCCATGGCCAACCGATGGTCATGGTGACTCGAGCATTTTGCCCCGCGAAGCTTTGCTCCTCCATGAATAACCATGCCATCGGGCAATTCCTCTATGGTTGCCCCCAGCTTTGAAAGCTCTTTAGCCAGGTGGCCTATTCTGTCCGTTTCCTTGACGCGCAGTTCCGCAGCATCCTTGATGGTGGTAACGCCTCTGGCAACACAGGCCGCTACTGCCAGCACCGGGATCTCATCGATCAGCCGGGGGATAAGATCGCCACCTATCTCAATACCGCTTAGTTCGCTTGACTCAATAGTGAGGTCAGCAAACGGCTCATTGCCTGCCGAACGCTGATTCTCTATCTTGAGGTTTGCTCCCATCTTTAACAGGACATCGATGATCCCGGTTCTGGTGGGATTGATGCCAGTGTCTTTGATCTTGATCTTTGCATCGGGGTGAATCGCCCCCAATACCAGCCAATAAGCTGCAGAGCTTATATCGCCCGGTATAAGCACATCGACAGACTGTGGGGGAGTCCTTGGGGGAGTGAGGATAACGCACGTATCGTCCACTGCCAGAGTCACCCCCATAGCCTGTAGTAACCGCTCAGTGTGGTCGCGTGATTTCGATGGCTCATAGACAGTCGTTTTCCCCTGTGGAGCAAAAAGACCGGCGATCAACATCGCTGATTTGATCTGGGCGCTGGCAACCGGCAGAGAGTAGTTGAGACCATGAAGTTCCTGCCCCTTGACAGCCAGCGGCGCCAGTGTATCTCTTCCTCTGCCCCAGATTTTGGCCCCCATCAAACGCAGGGGCAATATGACTCGTCCCATAGGACGGCTGCGCAGCGAACTGTCACCGGTGATTACAGAGAGAAATGGCTGACCAGCCAGTAACCCGGTCAACAGACGCATGGTGGTGGCGCTATTGCCGGCATCAAGCACATCCTCGGCTTCAGACAGACCTTTTCTCCCTGCACCGTAAACCTCGATAGTCAGGGGTGTGGAGTGGACCTGTTTTATGCTCGCGCCCACGGCCTGTAAACAGGCCAGGGTAGAAGCGCAATCGGCTCCTGGAGAGAAGTTGACTATCCTCGACTTCCCCTCGGCGATGCTGTTTAAGATAGCCGCCCGATGGGAGATGGACTTGTCACCCGGAGGGGTGACCTCACCTCTCAGAATAGAGCAGGAGCTAATCTCTTTTATCATAGTCCTCAAGCCATGATTCGCGTGCCTGCCGCGCTTGCATAAAGGCTTTCTCCATATCTTCGCTGTTGTCGGCCACTAACTGGCGGAACCGGCTCAATTCCCTGGAAAACTCATCGATCCAGAGAAGTATGTTCTCCCGGTTGGTCAGGCAGATATCCCGGTTCATTCGCGGGTGCTGTGAAGCCAGGCGGGTCACATCCCGGTATCCTGTTGCAGCTAACCCGGACATCTTCTTCCAGACAGGGCTTTTGGTTGTCGCCATTACCAGGGTAGAGGAGAGAATGAAAGGCAGATGGCTGATCCCCGCCACAAAATTGTCATGTTCCAGGGCTGTGATAAACAGGGGATTAGCCCCCATCTTTCCCACCAGTTCTACCATGAGTTGAATTGAAGCCGGGGAAGAATTTCGCCCCGGGACAAGGCAATAAGTACGGCCCTGAAAAAGGTTGGCCTCAGCCACATCGATACCCGCGGATTCTTTCCCTGCCATGGGGTGTCCGCCAATGAAGTTTACTCTCGATGGCAGGTATTGCTCGGCCCACTCCATAACTTTTGTCTTTGTGCTGGCTGTGTCGGTAACGATGCAGCCTGAAATCAGGTGAGGGCCAATCTGCTCCAGGATATCCTTTATCGCCATTGTCGGAGTTGCCAGGATGACAATGTCTGCTTTGCCAACAGTTGAGGTAAGACTTTCTCCGATTTTGTCCACAGCTCTCAGCCTCAGTGCCTTGCTGGCAACTTCCGGATTGCGTGCGTAACCTGTGACCTCAGCGTTTTCCAGTCCGGAACGCTTTAGAGCCAAACCGATGGAACCACCGATTAGCCCCAGTCCGATGATCGCAATATGTTTCTTCATTGATATTTAGGAACCAGGGTTTCTCTTGATTTTTGATATCGCAGAACTTTTGGTAGGAAGTTGATCAGGAGGTGCGGATCTCAACATCACACAACAGAGCGCACTTCACTGCCAATAAACTCATAACACAGGTGAAAGCCCCTTGCAGAGCCAGCTTCCTATTCCTTGTCTAGCTCAAAAGCCTTATGCAGAGCACGCACAGCCTCAGGCACCTTGGCCTCGTCGACAATACAGGTGATCCTTATCTCTGAGGTGGTGATAAGCTCAATATTGATGCCGGCATCGTAGAGTGCTCTGAACATCCGAGCTGCGTATCCTGGAGTATTCTGCATCCCCGTTCCAATAATGCTGACCTTCCCCAGCTTGGCATTGTTTGCGCATCCTTTAGCACCGATCGACTTGGCAACAGAATCTACTACTTTCATAGCCTTTCTGAGATCGTTGCGGGCAACAGTAAATGTGAGATCGGTTGTCCCATCAATGCTGGCATTCTGGACAATGGTATCCACGCTAACCTTTGCTTCAGCCAGGGGCTCAAAGATCGCACTGGCTACGCCAGGGCGATCTGGGACAGTAAGGATGGTGACTTTAGCTACATTGAGGTCATGGGCGATACCTCGAACCTTATTTCGTACTTCCATTGGAAACCCTCCATGGATGACCGTTCCGGGACTATCATTAAAACTGGAAGCTACCAGTATCGGCATGCTGTATATCTGTCCTATTTCTACAGCCCGCGGGTGCATTACCTTGGCTCCATACGTGGCCAGTTCCATCATCTCCTCATAATCAATTTCCTTCAACTTGAGTGCCTCAGGAACAAGGCGCGGGTCAGCAGTAAATACGCCCTCCACATCAGTGTAGATGTGACACATGTCTGCTTTCAGACTTACCGCCAGTGCTACAGCAGTAGTATCGGAGCCGCCACGACCTAAGGTAGTGATGTCGTTATTCTCTGTCACCCCCTGGAACCCGGCGACTGTTACTACGTTGCCTCTATCCAACTCCCTCAAGATTCGCTGAGGGTCAATTGAACGAATCCGAGCCTGGCTGTAGATGCCATCTGTTTGGATTCCAGCCTGCCCACCGCTGAGGCTGATCGCTTTATGGCCAAAGGACTTCACTGCCATGGCAAGCAGTGTGCTGGAGATAATCTCACCTGTGGAGAGCAGGGTGTCCAGCTCTCTTTCATCAGGCTGGCTGGTAATCTGATGGGCGAGGTCTATGAGCTCGTCAGTAGTGTCTCCCATAGCTGAGAT
The nucleotide sequence above comes from Chloroflexota bacterium. Encoded proteins:
- the aroA gene encoding 3-phosphoshikimate 1-carboxyvinyltransferase yields the protein MIKEISSCSILRGEVTPPGDKSISHRAAILNSIAEGKSRIVNFSPGADCASTLACLQAVGASIKQVHSTPLTIEVYGAGRKGLSEAEDVLDAGNSATTMRLLTGLLAGQPFLSVITGDSSLRSRPMGRVILPLRLMGAKIWGRGRDTLAPLAVKGQELHGLNYSLPVASAQIKSAMLIAGLFAPQGKTTVYEPSKSRDHTERLLQAMGVTLAVDDTCVILTPPRTPPQSVDVLIPGDISSAAYWLVLGAIHPDAKIKIKDTGINPTRTGIIDVLLKMGANLKIENQRSAGNEPFADLTIESSELSGIEIGGDLIPRLIDEIPVLAVAACVARGVTTIKDAAELRVKETDRIGHLAKELSKLGATIEELPDGMVIHGGAKLRGAKCSSHHDHRLAMAFGIAGAIAGGKTLIEEAEVAEISYPAFWQHMELLETS
- a CDS encoding fibronectin type III domain-containing protein, which translates into the protein MRWIRAVGAVLMSVVLTLGSTSCAKKDASPPVVSDVVVSGIGKTTATIEWTTDEAAASQVDYGTTTAYGISSTLDDNLVTNHGVALVDLAAGTTYHFRVRAIDATGNESASPDASFSTDLDWPFLGSIDIAEATAGEALTWLVQGVTQFSRTYSMPEVSFTMTDAPLKNRRNGQISPTLLAGYFFLQWDISSTDFEKYANTINALFIRSALMSFVDYANNRVFLPWSRQSTQIPTDVAGIIRVCNDQHIPVFVQVNDSDFIPGPTGTGLESLQPSNNIANTLAFLRTLKSNSLSVTGITFGDEIEDNNDTNSTGYGPYRPNLYNSDYVGRFISYAKAIKSEFPELKIYAFDSYIAATRGRVSLYWDCLERIREAEIQEGRALLDGFSFGESYVYMDDQGNVMDSQSILDDTESLYRDTPVYRYDFDGTRHPDPDAGYLPLLVSKTREIFGRDIDIGIREYLPAGAFWISEIDTSRYSDMDFIIHFSDMVGIYAELGLDYISKIMFGDSVNQHKAYFDRQGNLGPNFPVHKQLAERFSGEILEVGRTVPYDDLKVKVYGTHKGDSYFVMILNKDVDRGHTIQVTLDDRFDLTLRLPKRSYTSLTVSSEGIEVSTIQG
- a CDS encoding DUF370 domain-containing protein, with protein sequence MTTELVHLGFSNMAAMNKVIAVISPNSAPAKRLVHEGKNKGNVIDVTNGRRTKAILVMENGHIVLAAITPETIAGRVVATRVSESKDLADECCQEE
- a CDS encoding guanylate kinase, with amino-acid sequence MSLLVVLSGPSGAGKDAVLSKMKESGFPFYYAVTATTRPRRAVESDGRDYRFISEARFQDMLQRGYLLESARVYGYWYGVPKMQVKQALDEGKDVMLKMDVQGAATIRRLLPAAILIFLTLPSMEEYEQRLRLRKTESDSDLKVRLGKVSDEMRSLAIFDYMVMNRQDELDAAVSQIKAIVTAEKCRVNPRTVELK
- a CDS encoding aspartate kinase; this translates as MSLIVQKYGGSSAADAEKIKNIARRAIATKEKGNKVVVVISAMGDTTDELIDLAHQITSQPDERELDTLLSTGEIISSTLLAMAVKSFGHKAISLSGGQAGIQTDGIYSQARIRSIDPQRILRELDRGNVVTVAGFQGVTENNDITTLGRGGSDTTAVALAVSLKADMCHIYTDVEGVFTADPRLVPEALKLKEIDYEEMMELATYGAKVMHPRAVEIGQIYSMPILVASSFNDSPGTVIHGGFPMEVRNKVRGIAHDLNVAKVTILTVPDRPGVASAIFEPLAEAKVSVDTIVQNASIDGTTDLTFTVARNDLRKAMKVVDSVAKSIGAKGCANNAKLGKVSIIGTGMQNTPGYAARMFRALYDAGINIELITTSEIRITCIVDEAKVPEAVRALHKAFELDKE
- a CDS encoding flavodoxin family protein, with translation MKVVGVCGSPRKGNTEWMLRKLLERAAEAGADTELILLREKDIQGCDGCLGCEAGGKARRGICRIHDDMQQIYPKLIEADGLALGTPVYFEMLSGLLKNFMDRTCPIWPMLESKPIVGIAVAEEGIGKAVQNLRTYSSVCGMRWVGHVAALAKNPKQVSNDKDVERRLNRLGIKLIDVLRH
- a CDS encoding prephenate dehydrogenase, which translates into the protein MKKHIAIIGLGLIGGSIGLALKRSGLENAEVTGYARNPEVASKALRLRAVDKIGESLTSTVGKADIVILATPTMAIKDILEQIGPHLISGCIVTDTASTKTKVMEWAEQYLPSRVNFIGGHPMAGKESAGIDVAEANLFQGRTYCLVPGRNSSPASIQLMVELVGKMGANPLFITALEHDNFVAGISHLPFILSSTLVMATTKSPVWKKMSGLAATGYRDVTRLASQHPRMNRDICLTNRENILLWIDEFSRELSRFRQLVADNSEDMEKAFMQARQARESWLEDYDKRD